Proteins encoded together in one Amblyomma americanum isolate KBUSLIRL-KWMA chromosome 1, ASM5285725v1, whole genome shotgun sequence window:
- the LOC144115392 gene encoding 4 kDa defensin, translating to MKVLAIVLIFVLVAGLVGTVVAQDDEGAVAHVRVRRGFGCPFNQGACHRHCRSIGRRGGYCAGAFKQTCTCYRR from the exons ATGAAGGTCCTGGCCATCGTTCTCATCTTTGTTCTGGTTGCTG GACTCGTCGGCACCGTGGTTGCTCAGGATGATGAAGGAGCAGTTGCGCACGTTCGAGTCC gtcGAGGCTTCGGCTGCCCATTCAACCAGGGCGCTTGCCATCGCCACTGCCGTAGCATTGGCCGCCGGGGAGGCTACTGCGCGGGGGCCTTCAAGCAGACATGCACTTGCTACCGCAGATAG
- the LOC144115391 gene encoding 4 kDa defensin has protein sequence MKVLAIALIFVLVAGLVTTVVAQDDEGTVAHVRVRRGFGCPFNQGACHRHCRSIGRRGGYCAGAFKQTCTCYRR, from the exons ATGAAGGTCCTGGCCATCGCCCTCATCTTTGTTCTGGTTGCTG GACTCGTCACCACTGTGGTTGCCCAGGATGACGAGGGGACAGTTGCGCATGTTCGAGTCC gtcGAGGCTTCGGCTGCCCGTTCAACCAGGGCGCTTGCCATCGCCACTGCCGTAGCATCGGCCGCCGAGGAGGCTACTGCGCGGGGGCCTTCAAGCAAACATGCACTTGCTACCGCAGATAG